GTCGGGTGCGCCCTTGAGCGCGTGGTCCATCGCCGCGGCGGCGCCGGCGCGGTCGTCCATGCGCACCGACGGCACGCCGGTGACGCCGGTGTCGACCAGCACGATGGGCTTGCTGAAGGCCTTGACCTCGGGAGCGAGGTCGGCGTCGACCTCGGCGTAGACCACGAGCGCGTCGGCCGTGGTCTGGAAGGCATAGGCGAGGGACACGGTGCGGCCCATCTTCGGGATCAGCTGCATCGTCATGCCGCGCGCGTCCAGTTCCTGGGCCACGCCGCGGAGGAACTCGATGCTCAAGGGGTCGGCCAGCGCGAAGCTCAGGTCGTGGTGGAACACCACGGCGACCTGGCGGATCTCGCGGCTGCGCAGCGCGCGGGCGGCGGGGTCCGGGCCGAAGTAGCCGAGTTCGCGGGCCTTCGCGAGGATGTCCGCCCGCAGGGCCTCGGACAGCTGCTCGGGCCGGTTGAACGCGTTCGACACGGTGGTACGGCTGACGTCCAGCGCGGCCGCGACGTCCTTGAGCGTGAGTCGGGGTTTGCGGGGAGCAAAGGCGGCGTTGGCGGTCGGTTTCGCGGACATGGGCGTCTTGGGTACAGAAATGGACGTACGTTCAACGGGGCGAAGATTACTCTGGTTGGCGCCCCGGTTTGTCGTTGTCAGGCGACAGGCACGCCAAAACCCCGCATCACGGTGTCCTGAAGCGGTATCGATACCGGGCCGCGGGAGGGGTGTGCCATCATCCTGGTTTTCCAGCAGATTCACCAGTTTCATGTCACGCCAACTGATCAGCTCCGGCTCGACCTTCGAACAGGACATGGCCTATTCCCGGGCCGTCGTCGACGGCGAATGGGTCTTCGTGTCCGGAACCACCGGCTTCGACTATTCCACGATGACGATCGCCGACGGCGTGGTCGACCAGGCCGAGCAGTGTTTCAAGAACATCCAGGCCGCGCTGGAACAGGCCGGCGCGAGCCTGCAGGACATCGTGCGGGTCAACTACGTGCTGCCCGTCGCGTCGGAGTTCCCGTCGTGCTGGCCGGTGATGCGCAAGTACCTCGGCGAGGTGCGTCCGGCCGCGACGATGATCTCCGCCGGCCTCGTGGACCCGCGCATGCGCATCGAGATCGAGGTGACCGCGCGCAAGCGTTCGGCCTGATCGGCCGTCCCGGTCCTTGACCCGGCCACCGGGTTGCCGTACACCTGGGCTTCGATTCCTCAGTGGGAGCCGGGGCACAACAACACCACCCCGACGAGTCGCTGTCGAGGTGGCCGGCCGGCGGGCAGGCGCCCCTTCAGCGCGGCAACACAGCGGCAGAAGTTCCGGGGCCGTCGGTTCGTTCCACCGAAACCGTCTCCTGGCCCGCCGTGCGAGGTTGCCATGCCACTCGCTCCGCTGCGCCACCGGGTGCCGTGCATCGCCGTCCTCTGTGCCGGGCTGGCGGTGGACCCCGTGTCCGCCGATGCTGCCGACAGCGGGTTCCCGCCGCTCGGAGACCTCAACGCGGGTGTCAACCGCCAGGCGGCCCACGTGCCCGATCCGGACCGCACCGACCTCTGGGCCACGCCGGCCGAGCTGGCCGCGCGGGGTGCGGGCGACTGCGAGGACTTCGCCATCGCCAAGTACTTCGCGCTCGTGGGTGCCGGGGTGCCGGCCGCGCGCCTGCGCATCGTCTACGGCGCCCTGCAGTTCGGGGCGGGCGAGGTGTGGCGGCCGCACGTGGCCCTCGTGGTCCTGCCCGAGGACGGGGCCCCCATCGGCACTGCCGCCGTGCTCGACAGCGTGCTCGACGAGGTGCGCCCGCTGTCACGGCGCCCCGACCTGCGCATCCGCCTGAGCTTCAACGAGGAGGGCCTGTGGGCCGGGCTCGACCGCGGCCCCGCGGCACGCGAGGCGCGAAGCCTGCGGCCGTGGGCGCGGGTGCTCCAGCAGTCGGGGCGCGGGCCGTCAGGCGTGGGGCTGGGCCAGTCGCAGGTGCAGGTCGAACGACTCGCCCTGGTCCAGCCGCATCGTGTAGCCGCGGTGCGCGTCCCCGAGGTGGGCGGTGACGTGGTAGGTGCCGGGAGGCAGCGAGACGTCGACCAGCGGGCCGGCGTCGTCGACGGTCAGCACCGTCTCGCCATCGAGGGTGTCGATCAGCAGGCGCAGCGGTTCGCGGCGGTTCGAACGGTTGCCGGACGGGTACAGGGCGAGCAGCCGCTGCAGCGGTGAGTCGGCATGGCGGCCCGGCGGGTGGTCGTCGTGGGCATGGATCAGCAGTCGGGCCGGGGCGGGATGGTGGGCAGCAAACATGGCGGGATCTCCTGGAGGGACGGGACGTTCAGAAGCCGTAGCGCACACCGACCGTGAATTGGTCGATGTTCGGCTTGTCGCCGAAGACGTCGGGGCGGTAGCGCTCCCACTCGCCGCGCAGCGACACGTCGCGGGTGATCGCGTACTGCGCGCCGGCGCCGAGCTTCAGGCCGTTGCCGCTCGTGTCGGCGTTCGGGGTGTCGACGTCGATGTGGGCCACGCCGAGGCGGCCGAGCAGAGTCCACTGATCGGTGATCGGGGCGAGGCCGACGGCGTCGAGGTACTCGCCGTGCGCCTTCACGTGGCCGGCGTCGCCGGCGACGCGGCCCAGGTCGGCGTAACCCGCTTCGAACGCGATGTTCGGGGTCACCTGGTAGCCACCGAACACCTTGCCCGAGACCCCGTCGCCGTGGCCGTTGCTGCCCTGGATGCCGTCCTCGTAGCGCGGCGCGCCGAGGTTGGCCCCGGCGTAGAACGGTTCGGCATGGGCGGCGGTGGAGCCGAGTCCGGCGGCGAGCAGGGCGGCGGCGAGGGCGGGCTTGAACGCGGTGAACTTCATGGTCTGTTTCCTTTCGGTGACGCACCGGGCTTGGTGCATGGCTGCATCGTCGGCGCCGCGCTGTCCGGTCGTGTGTCGGAAGCGACGTGCCCGTGTTGCATCTGCAATGGAGCGTCGATGACATCTGCAATGAAGCCGCGGCCGCGCCGCAATGTGCCGTCAATGCGGCGCGCCGACGATCGCGGTGCGGAGGGCGGCATCAGGCCCGCGCCTCCGTGACCACCACGAAAGGACTTCCATGAACACCACCTCCCGCAACCTTCTCGCGACCGCCGTGCTGGCGGTCGCCGCCGCGGCCGCGCAGGCCGCGCCCGGAATCAGCGTCTCGGCCGCGCAG
This genomic stretch from Piscinibacter gummiphilus harbors:
- a CDS encoding outer membrane beta-barrel protein, translated to MKFTAFKPALAAALLAAGLGSTAAHAEPFYAGANLGAPRYEDGIQGSNGHGDGVSGKVFGGYQVTPNIAFEAGYADLGRVAGDAGHVKAHGEYLDAVGLAPITDQWTLLGRLGVAHIDVDTPNADTSGNGLKLGAGAQYAITRDVSLRGEWERYRPDVFGDKPNIDQFTVGVRYGF
- a CDS encoding RidA family protein encodes the protein MSRQLISSGSTFEQDMAYSRAVVDGEWVFVSGTTGFDYSTMTIADGVVDQAEQCFKNIQAALEQAGASLQDIVRVNYVLPVASEFPSCWPVMRKYLGEVRPAATMISAGLVDPRMRIEIEVTARKRSA
- a CDS encoding transglutaminase-like cysteine peptidase, translated to MPLAPLRHRVPCIAVLCAGLAVDPVSADAADSGFPPLGDLNAGVNRQAAHVPDPDRTDLWATPAELAARGAGDCEDFAIAKYFALVGAGVPAARLRIVYGALQFGAGEVWRPHVALVVLPEDGAPIGTAAVLDSVLDEVRPLSRRPDLRIRLSFNEEGLWAGLDRGPAAREARSLRPWARVLQQSGRGPSGVGLGQSQVQVERLALVQPHRVAAVRVPEVGGDVVGAGRQRDVDQRAGVVDGQHRLAIEGVDQQAQRFAAVRTVAGRVQGEQPLQR
- a CDS encoding LacI family DNA-binding transcriptional regulator, which gives rise to MSAKPTANAAFAPRKPRLTLKDVAAALDVSRTTVSNAFNRPEQLSEALRADILAKARELGYFGPDPAARALRSREIRQVAVVFHHDLSFALADPLSIEFLRGVAQELDARGMTMQLIPKMGRTVSLAYAFQTTADALVVYAEVDADLAPEVKAFSKPIVLVDTGVTGVPSVRMDDRAGAAAAMDHALKGAPDRVLVLSFTLDERQRKHRLDLKSPRSGSVTMERSHGYVGAAHKAGFDLDRIDWLEMDDNKPADEIDRITDYLKQLPARTKLAVLGMADTMALVGVEALRGNRRLDVTSIVGFDDIPAAGAAGLTTMRQDGALKGRLAVRQVLDGERSDPLPFELVVRNT